A single window of Caldicellulosiruptor bescii DSM 6725 DNA harbors:
- a CDS encoding thiamine pyrophosphate-dependent enzyme → MAYNIKELAARPERFTGGHRMCAGCGAPVAVRAVLRALKPEDRAVVGVATGCLEVSSCIYPYTAWKDSFIHSAFENAAATVAGAEAAYKVLKKKGKVQSEFKFIAFGGDGGTYDIGLQSLSGAMERGHNMVYVCYDNGAYMNTGIQRSSATPLYADTTTSPQGKVLPGKMQPRKDLTEVMVAHGIPYVAQTAFITPNLKDLIEKAEKALYTNGPAFLNVLAPCPRGWRYETSKLIEISKLAVDTCFWPLYEVVNGQYRLTYKPKEKLPVVEFLKTQGRFRHLFKKGNEHLIEQIQQEVDRRWERLLELCGEK, encoded by the coding sequence ATGGCATACAATATAAAAGAGCTTGCTGCAAGACCTGAAAGGTTTACAGGCGGACACAGAATGTGTGCAGGGTGCGGTGCACCTGTTGCTGTAAGAGCAGTACTGCGTGCACTCAAACCAGAAGATAGGGCTGTTGTTGGTGTTGCAACAGGATGTTTGGAGGTTTCAAGCTGTATTTACCCATACACAGCATGGAAAGACTCATTCATCCACAGTGCATTTGAGAATGCTGCTGCAACAGTTGCTGGTGCTGAGGCTGCATACAAGGTTTTGAAGAAAAAAGGGAAGGTCCAGAGCGAGTTTAAGTTCATTGCGTTTGGTGGTGACGGTGGAACATACGATATTGGTCTTCAGTCTCTCTCTGGCGCAATGGAAAGAGGACACAACATGGTATATGTCTGCTATGACAATGGTGCTTATATGAACACAGGTATTCAGAGATCTTCTGCTACACCGCTTTATGCTGATACAACAACATCACCACAAGGCAAGGTTTTACCAGGTAAGATGCAGCCAAGAAAAGACCTTACAGAGGTTATGGTTGCGCATGGTATACCATATGTTGCACAGACAGCTTTCATCACACCAAACTTGAAAGATTTGATTGAAAAGGCTGAAAAGGCACTTTACACGAATGGACCAGCATTTTTAAATGTTTTGGCTCCATGTCCAAGAGGTTGGAGATATGAGACATCAAAGCTAATTGAAATTTCAAAACTTGCAGTTGATACATGCTTCTGGCCACTTTACGAGGTTGTAAATGGTCAGTACAGGCTCACTTACAAGCCAAAAGAAAAGCTTCCTGTTGTTGAGTTTTTAAAGACACAGGGAAGGTTCAGACACCTTTTCAAGAAAGGAAATGAACACTTAATTGAGCAGATTCAGCAGGAAGTTGACAGAAGATGGGAAAGACTTTTAGAACTTTGTGGTGAAAAATAA
- the pheA gene encoding prephenate dehydratase, with protein sequence MKVAYLGPIGSYSYEAARRFFADEQEKNLVACDTIDDVFETVEENEVEFGVVPVENSIEGSVSTTLDYLLKSKVYIVKEIVLKVEHYLCAREEAKQILTIASHPQAFSQCHDYLRKNFKEAKLIQVSSTSYAARMCSGGDVDAAICSLFAAQQNNLKVLAGPINHDNNYTRFFVISKNPNFEKGEKNKTSIIFSTYDKPGSLYKILAIFNLYDLNLTKIESRPAKTNLGEYVFFVDIDGFVDDEDVNDALRVVQRKSTFFKLLGSYSVVCPDSENKN encoded by the coding sequence GTGAAGGTTGCATATTTAGGTCCTATTGGTTCATATTCATATGAAGCTGCAAGAAGGTTTTTTGCAGACGAACAAGAGAAAAATCTTGTAGCGTGTGACACAATAGATGATGTGTTTGAGACTGTTGAAGAGAATGAGGTTGAGTTTGGAGTTGTTCCTGTTGAAAACTCCATTGAAGGAAGTGTCTCAACAACCCTTGATTATCTTTTAAAGTCCAAGGTTTATATAGTAAAGGAAATAGTTTTGAAGGTAGAGCATTATCTTTGTGCAAGGGAAGAAGCAAAGCAAATTTTAACAATTGCATCACATCCGCAGGCGTTTTCTCAGTGCCATGACTATTTGAGAAAGAATTTCAAAGAAGCAAAATTGATACAGGTTAGCAGTACCTCATATGCTGCAAGGATGTGCTCAGGCGGTGATGTGGACGCTGCAATCTGTTCTTTATTTGCAGCACAGCAAAATAACCTCAAAGTTTTGGCTGGGCCAATAAACCACGACAATAATTACACCAGATTTTTTGTTATAAGCAAGAATCCTAACTTTGAAAAGGGAGAGAAAAACAAGACTTCAATTATCTTCTCCACCTATGACAAGCCAGGAAGTCTTTACAAAATTTTGGCTATTTTTAATCTTTATGATTTGAATTTGACAAAGATAGAGTCACGACCGGCAAAGACTAATCTTGGTGAATATGTTTTTTTTGTTGATATAGATGGATTTGTGGATGATGAAGATGTAAATGATGCGCTAAGAGTGGTTCAACGAAAATCTACATTTTTTAAGCTTTTAGGCTCTTATTCTGTTGTTTGTCCAGATTCGGAGAATAAAAATTAG
- a CDS encoding DUF2232 domain-containing protein, whose product MNNKLLKEGLISIVTGVFQMVLFLLQFNPIFALVGFPLYVVAAKENFLKKMAISYVISALIIMILGKSPINLLFILITFILPVCVFLILRVSKTTVMDFVIYIAGFLFYHVLFIKAIKILYKIDIIELVLSILEGILKGYFNPAGDDKLNKLVEFLKLLMPGFVIVEAITFALFGYYITKFVANMVGIQKEFLPFSKLFMPKEVTVGVVVFFILSLFLTSINVLYIIVSNMTIILSWLLFIQALSLMYAVITEKIRSPFIGGWLFAVLIMFSMHFLIFFLMMFIGFLDLIVDFKKRKPKRVEL is encoded by the coding sequence ATGAACAATAAATTGCTAAAAGAAGGGCTTATATCAATAGTTACAGGAGTTTTTCAGATGGTTTTGTTTTTACTTCAGTTTAATCCCATTTTTGCTTTGGTAGGTTTTCCTCTTTACGTTGTAGCAGCTAAAGAAAATTTTTTAAAAAAGATGGCTATATCGTATGTTATTTCTGCCTTAATCATTATGATTCTTGGAAAATCCCCAATTAATTTACTTTTTATTCTAATAACATTTATCTTGCCGGTGTGCGTATTTTTGATTTTACGCGTTTCAAAAACTACTGTTATGGATTTTGTAATATACATCGCTGGATTTTTGTTCTATCATGTCCTTTTTATAAAGGCTATAAAAATTCTTTACAAGATAGATATCATAGAGCTTGTTCTTTCTATTCTAGAAGGCATTTTAAAAGGTTACTTTAACCCAGCTGGCGATGACAAACTGAATAAACTTGTGGAATTTTTGAAACTTTTGATGCCAGGATTTGTAATTGTTGAGGCAATCACATTTGCACTTTTTGGGTATTATATTACCAAATTTGTAGCAAACATGGTTGGAATTCAAAAGGAATTTTTACCTTTTTCAAAGCTATTTATGCCCAAAGAAGTGACAGTTGGAGTTGTTGTATTCTTTATTCTTTCTTTATTTTTGACAAGCATCAATGTTCTTTATATTATTGTGAGCAATATGACAATAATTCTTTCGTGGCTTTTATTTATTCAAGCACTTTCTTTGATGTATGCAGTCATAACTGAAAAAATTCGCTCACCGTTTATTGGAGGCTGGCTTTTTGCAGTCTTGATTATGTTCAGTATGCATTTTTTAATTTTCTTTTTGATGATGTTCATTGGTTTTTTAGACCTTATAGTTGATTTTAAAAAACGCAAACCAAAGAGGGTGGAATTGTGA
- a CDS encoding DHH family phosphoesterase encodes MKDKKSHFRFDFSVSQAGFILSLLFDFVIIYFNIKIGLICLSLIVLLTIYNIRLNRKKNKQLLEYIETLTLNIDTASKDTLLKFPFPILISEYNGDIIWYNHKFLNTVKNKKLIGKNLKDELPELYSAILEGKSKVEKFEYEGNFFDVMITIVEVEEGKNEKRFLNLFYFVDVTDFVLLQKKYEIQNVVFGYLTIDNYEDVLNSAPEVSKSSIVSEIEKRITDWFYNQIRSDVFLMKYERDKYFFICNKEAFYKMQERRFNILEQIKEVNLYNKIIPTISCGIGIRQDSIFQAQKDARTALDMALSRGGDQFVIFYGGKFEFFGGKTKEHEKRSKVRSRVMAQTIKEIVKHSDKIFIIGHQYFDLDCLGAAVGLSKLCLNLVKEVYIVINSYNPTIKNFLQMLLDDPQYQNIIIDQQKALKMKTKTSLLFVVDTQRSSYIDMPQMILEFDKIIVIDHHRRPADWIEQALICYSETYASSVSELVAELLSYEGIKLKKFEAEILLAGIMIDTRGFTKNVGVRTFEVATYLRENDAMPETIKEYLKEDLESYILKNQLISNLEIIYNNIALVVDYSQVCRDNVIIAKVADELLNIKGIDASFVVCKIENSVLISGRSNGKINVQVILEKIGGGGHLETAGARLENINIEDAKEVLLKAIQEYINEDRNF; translated from the coding sequence GTGAAAGATAAAAAGTCTCACTTTAGATTTGATTTTTCTGTATCGCAAGCAGGTTTTATACTTTCGCTGCTTTTTGATTTTGTAATTATATATTTTAATATAAAAATTGGCTTAATTTGTCTTTCACTAATTGTTCTACTTACTATTTATAATATAAGGCTCAATAGAAAAAAGAACAAACAACTTTTAGAATATATAGAAACTCTCACACTTAATATAGACACAGCATCAAAAGATACACTTTTGAAGTTTCCATTTCCGATTCTTATTTCAGAGTACAATGGGGATATAATATGGTACAATCATAAATTCCTAAATACAGTTAAGAACAAGAAATTAATAGGCAAAAATCTTAAAGATGAGCTTCCTGAGCTTTATTCAGCCATATTGGAAGGAAAAAGCAAAGTAGAGAAATTTGAGTATGAGGGTAATTTTTTTGATGTTATGATAACCATTGTTGAGGTGGAGGAAGGCAAAAATGAAAAGAGGTTTTTAAACCTGTTTTACTTTGTTGATGTTACTGATTTTGTTCTTCTTCAAAAGAAATATGAAATCCAAAATGTTGTTTTTGGTTATTTGACCATTGACAACTATGAAGATGTTCTGAATTCAGCACCGGAGGTATCTAAATCTTCTATTGTTTCTGAGATAGAGAAACGTATTACTGATTGGTTTTACAATCAAATAAGGTCAGATGTGTTTTTAATGAAGTATGAACGGGACAAGTACTTTTTTATATGCAATAAAGAAGCCTTTTACAAGATGCAGGAAAGAAGATTTAATATTTTAGAGCAGATAAAGGAAGTGAATCTGTACAATAAGATAATTCCTACCATAAGCTGCGGTATAGGTATAAGGCAAGATTCTATATTCCAGGCACAAAAGGATGCAAGGACAGCTCTTGACATGGCGCTAAGCCGTGGCGGTGACCAGTTTGTAATATTCTACGGCGGCAAGTTTGAATTTTTTGGTGGTAAAACAAAAGAACACGAAAAACGCTCAAAAGTGCGTTCACGTGTTATGGCACAGACAATAAAAGAGATTGTGAAACATTCTGATAAGATATTTATTATTGGTCATCAGTACTTTGACCTTGACTGTTTGGGTGCAGCTGTGGGTTTGAGCAAGTTATGCCTGAATTTGGTCAAGGAAGTGTACATTGTAATTAATTCCTACAATCCTACAATTAAAAACTTTCTTCAGATGCTACTTGATGACCCTCAATACCAGAATATAATAATTGACCAGCAAAAAGCTTTGAAGATGAAAACCAAAACCTCTCTTTTGTTTGTGGTAGACACTCAAAGATCAAGTTACATCGATATGCCGCAGATGATCTTGGAGTTTGATAAGATAATCGTAATTGACCATCATAGAAGACCTGCCGACTGGATAGAGCAGGCTCTTATTTGCTATTCAGAAACATACGCTTCATCTGTATCTGAACTTGTTGCAGAGCTTTTGAGCTATGAAGGAATAAAGCTGAAAAAATTTGAGGCAGAAATATTATTAGCGGGTATAATGATTGACACAAGAGGATTTACAAAAAATGTTGGTGTGAGGACTTTTGAGGTTGCAACGTACCTCAGAGAGAATGATGCTATGCCGGAAACTATTAAAGAGTACTTAAAGGAAGACTTGGAAAGTTACATTTTAAAAAATCAGCTCATTTCCAACCTGGAAATCATATATAACAATATTGCGCTTGTGGTTGATTATTCACAAGTGTGTCGGGATAATGTTATAATAGCAAAGGTGGCAGATGAGCTTTTGAACATAAAAGGGATTGACGCTTCTTTTGTTGTGTGCAAAATAGAAAACAGTGTACTAATAAGCGGTCGCTCAAATGGCAAGATAAATGTTCAGGTTATATTAGAAAAGATTGGTGGTGGAGGTCATTTAGAGACTGCAGGGGCAAGACTTGAAAATATAAACATTGAAGATGCAAAAGAGGTTCTTTTAAAAGCCATCCAAGAGTATATTAATGAAGACCGAAACTTCTAA
- the rplI gene encoding 50S ribosomal protein L9: protein MKVVLLQDVKGLGKKDSVVEVNDGYARNYLIPRKLAVPATEGLEKHLKEKKEAEQKKKEKELEAAKDLASKLEKSQIIIKAKAGENGKLFGSITNKEIAEEIKKQLGFDINKKKIELDDPIKLIGSYDVVIRLYQGVVAKLKVHVTAS from the coding sequence ATGAAGGTTGTGCTTTTACAGGATGTAAAAGGATTGGGGAAGAAAGATTCAGTAGTTGAAGTAAACGATGGGTATGCCAGAAACTATCTGATTCCACGAAAGCTTGCAGTGCCTGCAACAGAAGGTTTAGAGAAACATTTAAAAGAGAAAAAAGAAGCTGAACAGAAAAAGAAGGAAAAAGAGCTTGAGGCTGCAAAGGATTTAGCAAGTAAGCTTGAAAAGAGTCAGATTATTATAAAAGCAAAAGCAGGGGAAAATGGAAAACTTTTTGGTTCAATAACAAACAAAGAGATTGCCGAAGAGATAAAAAAGCAGCTTGGATTTGACATTAACAAGAAGAAAATAGAACTTGACGACCCTATAAAGCTTATTGGAAGCTATGATGTTGTTATCAGACTATATCAGGGAGTTGTGGCAAAGCTCAAAGTTCATGTGACAGCAAGCTAA